The following are from one region of the Poecilia reticulata strain Guanapo linkage group LG7, Guppy_female_1.0+MT, whole genome shotgun sequence genome:
- the LOC103467637 gene encoding poly(rC)-binding protein 2-like isoform X2: MDSSLVEGGLNVTLTIRLLMHGKEVGSIIGKKGESVKKMREESGARINISEGNCPERIITLAGPTTSIFKAFSMIIEKLEEDISTSMTNSTATSKPPVTMRLVVPASQCGSLIGKGGCKIKEIRESAGAQVQVAGDMLPNSTERAITIAGTPQSIIECVKQICVVMLESPPKGVTIPYRPKPSGSPVIFAGGQAYAVQGQHAIPQPDLTKLHQLAMQQSPFPIAHGNQGFQAGMDASAQTGSHELTIPNDLIGCIIGRQGAKINEIRQMSGAQIKIANPVEGSTDRQVTITGSHASISLAEYLINARLSSEATGLAAN, encoded by the exons GAGGTTGGAAGCATAATTGGCAAg AAAGGAGAGTCAGTGAAGAAGATGAGAGAGGAG AGCGGCGCTCGCATCAACATCTCAGAGGGGAACTGTCCAGAGAGGATCATAACCCTGGCAGGACCCACCACCTCCATTTTTAAAGCCTTCTCTATGATCATTGAGAAACTGGAGGAG GACATCAGCACCTCCATGACGAACAGCACGGCCACCAGCAAACCGCCAGTCACCATGCGCCTCGTTGTGCCTGCCAGCCAGTGCGGCTCACTCATCGGCAAGGGCGGCTGTAAGATCAAAGAAATCCGAGAG TCGGCAGGAGCTCAGGTACAAGTAGCAGGGGACATGCTGCCCAACTCAACAGAACGTGCCATCACCATTGCAGGGACCCCCCAGTCCATCATCGAGTGCGTCAAGCAGATCTGCGTTGTCATGCTGGAG TCTCCACCAAAAGGAGTGACCATCCCGTACAGGCCCAAACCCTCAGGCTCTCCTGTCATCTTTGCAGGTGGTCAG GCTTACGCTGTCCAAGGGCAGCACGCCATTCCACAGCCTGAT CTCACTAAACTTCACCAGCTGGCCATGCAGCAGAGCCCCTTCCCCATTGCACACGGCAACCAGGGCTTCCAGG CTGGGATGGATGCCTCTGCACAAACTGGCTCTCATGAGCTGACCATTCCAAATGAT CTCATCGGCTGCATCATAGGCCGTCAGGGTGCAAAGATCAACGAGATTCGTCAGATGTCAGGGGCCCAGATAAAAATTGCCAACCCGGTGGAGGGCTCGACTGACAGGCAGGTCACCATCACCGGCTCCCACGCCAGCATCAGTCTGGCCGAGTATCTGATCAACGCTCG GCTTTCTTCTGAAGCTACTGGCCTCGCAGCCAACTGA
- the LOC103467637 gene encoding poly(rC)-binding protein 2-like isoform X1, with product MDSSLVEGGLNVTLTIRLLMHGKEVGSIIGKKGESVKKMREESGARINISEGNCPERIITLAGPTTSIFKAFSMIIEKLEEDISTSMTNSTATSKPPVTMRLVVPASQCGSLIGKGGCKIKEIRESAGAQVQVAGDMLPNSTERAITIAGTPQSIIECVKQICVVMLESPPKGVTIPYRPKPSGSPVIFAGGQAYAVQGQHAIPQPDVSEGPSLTKLHQLAMQQSPFPIAHGNQGFQAGMDASAQTGSHELTIPNDLIGCIIGRQGAKINEIRQMSGAQIKIANPVEGSTDRQVTITGSHASISLAEYLINARLSSEATGLAAN from the exons GAGGTTGGAAGCATAATTGGCAAg AAAGGAGAGTCAGTGAAGAAGATGAGAGAGGAG AGCGGCGCTCGCATCAACATCTCAGAGGGGAACTGTCCAGAGAGGATCATAACCCTGGCAGGACCCACCACCTCCATTTTTAAAGCCTTCTCTATGATCATTGAGAAACTGGAGGAG GACATCAGCACCTCCATGACGAACAGCACGGCCACCAGCAAACCGCCAGTCACCATGCGCCTCGTTGTGCCTGCCAGCCAGTGCGGCTCACTCATCGGCAAGGGCGGCTGTAAGATCAAAGAAATCCGAGAG TCGGCAGGAGCTCAGGTACAAGTAGCAGGGGACATGCTGCCCAACTCAACAGAACGTGCCATCACCATTGCAGGGACCCCCCAGTCCATCATCGAGTGCGTCAAGCAGATCTGCGTTGTCATGCTGGAG TCTCCACCAAAAGGAGTGACCATCCCGTACAGGCCCAAACCCTCAGGCTCTCCTGTCATCTTTGCAGGTGGTCAG GCTTACGCTGTCCAAGGGCAGCACGCCATTCCACAGCCTGATGTAAGTGAAGGGCCCTCT CTCACTAAACTTCACCAGCTGGCCATGCAGCAGAGCCCCTTCCCCATTGCACACGGCAACCAGGGCTTCCAGG CTGGGATGGATGCCTCTGCACAAACTGGCTCTCATGAGCTGACCATTCCAAATGAT CTCATCGGCTGCATCATAGGCCGTCAGGGTGCAAAGATCAACGAGATTCGTCAGATGTCAGGGGCCCAGATAAAAATTGCCAACCCGGTGGAGGGCTCGACTGACAGGCAGGTCACCATCACCGGCTCCCACGCCAGCATCAGTCTGGCCGAGTATCTGATCAACGCTCG GCTTTCTTCTGAAGCTACTGGCCTCGCAGCCAACTGA